From the genome of Oncorhynchus tshawytscha isolate Ot180627B linkage group LG31, Otsh_v2.0, whole genome shotgun sequence, one region includes:
- the nfyc gene encoding nuclear transcription factor Y subunit gamma isoform X4, with protein sequence MSMSADSFGAGGSDAQQSLQSFWPRVMEEIRNLTVDFRVQELPLARIKKIMKLDEDVKMISAEAPVLFAKAAQIFITELTLRAWIHTEDNKRRTLQRNDIAMAITKFDQFDFLIDIVPRDELKPPKRQEEVRQSVAPAEPVQYYFTLAQQPGQVQVQGQQQGQQQGQQATGQQTTTIQPGQIIIAQPQQGQVLQGATMQQLQQVQVAQSQGTPITSAPMTMQVGDQQVQIVQASSQGQTQTVQSGQTMQVMQQILTNSAEIQQIPVQLNTGQLQYIRLAQPVSGTQVVQGQIQTLGNTQQVQITQTEQGQQQFNQFTDGQQLYQIQQVTMPAGQDLSQPMFIQSTNQTADGQVTTQVSGD encoded by the exons TGAGCATGTCTGCAGATTCGTTTGGCGCCGGGGGCAGCGATGCCCAGCAGAGCCTACAGTCCTTCTGGCCCCGCGTCATGGAAGAGATCAGGAACCTCACGGTG GATTTCCGCGTGCAGGAGTTGCCTCTCGCCCGAATCAAGAAAATCATGAAGCTGGACGAAGATGTGAAG ATGATCAGTGCAGAGGCCCCGGTGCTGTTTGCCAAGGCAGCTCAGATCTTCATCACAGAGCTCACACTGAGGGCTTGGATCCACACTGAAGACAACAAGAGACGCaccctacag AGGAACGACATTGCCATGGCGATAACAAAATTCGACCAGTTTGACTTCCTCATCGACATCGTGCCCCGGGATGAGCTCAAGCCCCCTAAACGACAG gaggAGGTGCGTCAGTCAGTGGCCCCAGCAGAGCCGGTTCAGTACTACTTCACCCTGGCTCAGCAGCCAGGTCAGGTCCAAGTGCAGGGTCAGCAGCAGGGCCAGCAGCAGGGCCAGCAGGCCACGGGACAACAGACTACCACCATCCAGCCTGGACAGATCATTATCGCACAGCCACAGCAAGGACAG GTGCTGCAGGGGGCCACAATGCAACAGTTACAGCAGGTGCAGGTAGCCCAGTCACAGGGCACACCCATCACG agTGCTCCAATGACCATGCAGGTTGGGGACCAGCAGGTCCAGATAGTACAGGCGTCGTCCCAGGGCCAGACCCAGACTGTGCAGTCAGGACAGACCATGCAGGTCATGCAGCAGATCCTCACCAACTCCGCCGAGATCCAGCAGATACca GTGCAGCTGAACACTGGTCAGTTGCAGTACATCCGGCTGGCACAGCCAGTCTCTGGCACACAGGTGGTTCAGGGGCAGATCCAGACGCTGGGTAACACTCAGCAGGTACAG ATTACACAAACGGAGCAAGGCCAGCAACAATTCAACCAGTTTACCGACGGACAG CAGTTGTATCAGATTCAGCAGGTGACGATGCCGGCGGGTCAGGACCTGAGCCAGCCAATGTTCATCCAGTCCACCAACCAGACGGCCGACGGACAGGTCACTACGCAGGTCAGCGGAGACTGA
- the nfyc gene encoding nuclear transcription factor Y subunit gamma isoform X2, whose protein sequence is MSMSADSFGAGGSDAQQSLQSFWPRVMEEIRNLTVKDFRVQELPLARIKKIMKLDEDVKMISAEAPVLFAKAAQIFITELTLRAWIHTEDNKRRTLQRNDIAMAITKFDQFDFLIDIVPRDELKPPKRQEEVRQSVAPAEPVQYYFTLAQQPGQVQVQGQQQGQQQGQQATGQQTTTIQPGQIIIAQPQQGQVLQGATMQQLQQVQVAQSQGTPITSAPMTMQVGDQQVQIVQASSQGQTQTVQSGQTMQVMQQILTNSAEIQQIPVQLNTGQLQYIRLAQPVSGTQVVQGQIQTLGNTQQVQITQTEQGQQQFNQFTDGQQLYQIQQVTMPAGQDLSQPMFIQSTNQTADGQVTTQVSGD, encoded by the exons TGAGCATGTCTGCAGATTCGTTTGGCGCCGGGGGCAGCGATGCCCAGCAGAGCCTACAGTCCTTCTGGCCCCGCGTCATGGAAGAGATCAGGAACCTCACGGTG AAGGATTTCCGCGTGCAGGAGTTGCCTCTCGCCCGAATCAAGAAAATCATGAAGCTGGACGAAGATGTGAAG ATGATCAGTGCAGAGGCCCCGGTGCTGTTTGCCAAGGCAGCTCAGATCTTCATCACAGAGCTCACACTGAGGGCTTGGATCCACACTGAAGACAACAAGAGACGCaccctacag AGGAACGACATTGCCATGGCGATAACAAAATTCGACCAGTTTGACTTCCTCATCGACATCGTGCCCCGGGATGAGCTCAAGCCCCCTAAACGACAG gaggAGGTGCGTCAGTCAGTGGCCCCAGCAGAGCCGGTTCAGTACTACTTCACCCTGGCTCAGCAGCCAGGTCAGGTCCAAGTGCAGGGTCAGCAGCAGGGCCAGCAGCAGGGCCAGCAGGCCACGGGACAACAGACTACCACCATCCAGCCTGGACAGATCATTATCGCACAGCCACAGCAAGGACAG GTGCTGCAGGGGGCCACAATGCAACAGTTACAGCAGGTGCAGGTAGCCCAGTCACAGGGCACACCCATCACG agTGCTCCAATGACCATGCAGGTTGGGGACCAGCAGGTCCAGATAGTACAGGCGTCGTCCCAGGGCCAGACCCAGACTGTGCAGTCAGGACAGACCATGCAGGTCATGCAGCAGATCCTCACCAACTCCGCCGAGATCCAGCAGATACca GTGCAGCTGAACACTGGTCAGTTGCAGTACATCCGGCTGGCACAGCCAGTCTCTGGCACACAGGTGGTTCAGGGGCAGATCCAGACGCTGGGTAACACTCAGCAGGTACAG ATTACACAAACGGAGCAAGGCCAGCAACAATTCAACCAGTTTACCGACGGACAG CAGTTGTATCAGATTCAGCAGGTGACGATGCCGGCGGGTCAGGACCTGAGCCAGCCAATGTTCATCCAGTCCACCAACCAGACGGCCGACGGACAGGTCACTACGCAGGTCAGCGGAGACTGA
- the nfyc gene encoding nuclear transcription factor Y subunit gamma isoform X8, whose product MSMSADSFGAGGSDAQQSLQSFWPRVMEEIRNLTVKDFRVQELPLARIKKIMKLDEDVKMISAEAPVLFAKAAQIFITELTLRAWIHTEDNKRRTLQRNDIAMAITKFDQFDFLIDIVPRDELKPPKRQEEVRQSVAPAEPVQYYFTLAQQPGQVQVQGQQQGQQQGQQATGQQTTTIQPGQIIIAQPQQGQSAPMTMQVGDQQVQIVQASSQGQTQTVQSGQTMQVMQQILTNSAEIQQIPVQLNTGQLQYIRLAQPVSGTQVVQGQIQTLGNTQQVQITQTEQGQQQFNQFTDGQQLYQIQQVTMPAGQDLSQPMFIQSTNQTADGQVTTQVSGD is encoded by the exons TGAGCATGTCTGCAGATTCGTTTGGCGCCGGGGGCAGCGATGCCCAGCAGAGCCTACAGTCCTTCTGGCCCCGCGTCATGGAAGAGATCAGGAACCTCACGGTG AAGGATTTCCGCGTGCAGGAGTTGCCTCTCGCCCGAATCAAGAAAATCATGAAGCTGGACGAAGATGTGAAG ATGATCAGTGCAGAGGCCCCGGTGCTGTTTGCCAAGGCAGCTCAGATCTTCATCACAGAGCTCACACTGAGGGCTTGGATCCACACTGAAGACAACAAGAGACGCaccctacag AGGAACGACATTGCCATGGCGATAACAAAATTCGACCAGTTTGACTTCCTCATCGACATCGTGCCCCGGGATGAGCTCAAGCCCCCTAAACGACAG gaggAGGTGCGTCAGTCAGTGGCCCCAGCAGAGCCGGTTCAGTACTACTTCACCCTGGCTCAGCAGCCAGGTCAGGTCCAAGTGCAGGGTCAGCAGCAGGGCCAGCAGCAGGGCCAGCAGGCCACGGGACAACAGACTACCACCATCCAGCCTGGACAGATCATTATCGCACAGCCACAGCAAGGACAG agTGCTCCAATGACCATGCAGGTTGGGGACCAGCAGGTCCAGATAGTACAGGCGTCGTCCCAGGGCCAGACCCAGACTGTGCAGTCAGGACAGACCATGCAGGTCATGCAGCAGATCCTCACCAACTCCGCCGAGATCCAGCAGATACca GTGCAGCTGAACACTGGTCAGTTGCAGTACATCCGGCTGGCACAGCCAGTCTCTGGCACACAGGTGGTTCAGGGGCAGATCCAGACGCTGGGTAACACTCAGCAGGTACAG ATTACACAAACGGAGCAAGGCCAGCAACAATTCAACCAGTTTACCGACGGACAG CAGTTGTATCAGATTCAGCAGGTGACGATGCCGGCGGGTCAGGACCTGAGCCAGCCAATGTTCATCCAGTCCACCAACCAGACGGCCGACGGACAGGTCACTACGCAGGTCAGCGGAGACTGA
- the nfyc gene encoding nuclear transcription factor Y subunit gamma isoform X10, translating into MSMSADSFGAGGSDAQQSLQSFWPRVMEEIRNLTVKDFRVQELPLARIKKIMKLDEDVKMISAEAPVLFAKAAQIFITELTLRAWIHTEDNKRRTLQRNDIAMAITKFDQFDFLIDIVPRDELKPPKRQEEVRQSVAPAEPVQYYFTLAQQPGQVQVQGQQQGQQQGQQATGQQTTTIQPGQIIIAQPQQGQSAPMTMQVGDQQVQIVQASSQGQTQTVQSGQTMQVMQQILTNSAEIQQIPVQLNTGQLQYIRLAQPVSGTQVVQGQIQTLGNTQQITQTEQGQQQFNQFTDGQQLYQIQQVTMPAGQDLSQPMFIQSTNQTADGQVTTQVSGD; encoded by the exons TGAGCATGTCTGCAGATTCGTTTGGCGCCGGGGGCAGCGATGCCCAGCAGAGCCTACAGTCCTTCTGGCCCCGCGTCATGGAAGAGATCAGGAACCTCACGGTG AAGGATTTCCGCGTGCAGGAGTTGCCTCTCGCCCGAATCAAGAAAATCATGAAGCTGGACGAAGATGTGAAG ATGATCAGTGCAGAGGCCCCGGTGCTGTTTGCCAAGGCAGCTCAGATCTTCATCACAGAGCTCACACTGAGGGCTTGGATCCACACTGAAGACAACAAGAGACGCaccctacag AGGAACGACATTGCCATGGCGATAACAAAATTCGACCAGTTTGACTTCCTCATCGACATCGTGCCCCGGGATGAGCTCAAGCCCCCTAAACGACAG gaggAGGTGCGTCAGTCAGTGGCCCCAGCAGAGCCGGTTCAGTACTACTTCACCCTGGCTCAGCAGCCAGGTCAGGTCCAAGTGCAGGGTCAGCAGCAGGGCCAGCAGCAGGGCCAGCAGGCCACGGGACAACAGACTACCACCATCCAGCCTGGACAGATCATTATCGCACAGCCACAGCAAGGACAG agTGCTCCAATGACCATGCAGGTTGGGGACCAGCAGGTCCAGATAGTACAGGCGTCGTCCCAGGGCCAGACCCAGACTGTGCAGTCAGGACAGACCATGCAGGTCATGCAGCAGATCCTCACCAACTCCGCCGAGATCCAGCAGATACca GTGCAGCTGAACACTGGTCAGTTGCAGTACATCCGGCTGGCACAGCCAGTCTCTGGCACACAGGTGGTTCAGGGGCAGATCCAGACGCTGGGTAACACTCAGCAG ATTACACAAACGGAGCAAGGCCAGCAACAATTCAACCAGTTTACCGACGGACAG CAGTTGTATCAGATTCAGCAGGTGACGATGCCGGCGGGTCAGGACCTGAGCCAGCCAATGTTCATCCAGTCCACCAACCAGACGGCCGACGGACAGGTCACTACGCAGGTCAGCGGAGACTGA
- the nfyc gene encoding nuclear transcription factor Y subunit gamma isoform X6, with protein sequence MSMSADSFGAGGSDAQQSLQSFWPRVMEEIRNLTVKDFRVQELPLARIKKIMKLDEDVKMISAEAPVLFAKAAQIFITELTLRAWIHTEDNKRRTLQRNDIAMAITKFDQFDFLIDIVPRDELKPPKRQEEVRQSVAPAEPVQYYFTLAQQPGQVQVQGQQQGQQQGQQATGQQTTTIQPGQIIIAQPQQGQVLQGATMQQLQQVQVAQSQGTPITSAPMTMQVGDQQVQIVQASSQGQTQTVQSGQTMQVMQQILTNSAEIQQIPVQLNTGQLQYIRLAQPVSGTQVVQGQIQTLGNTQQITQTEQGQQQFNQFTDGQQLYQIQQVTMPAGQDLSQPMFIQSTNQTADGQVTTQVSGD encoded by the exons TGAGCATGTCTGCAGATTCGTTTGGCGCCGGGGGCAGCGATGCCCAGCAGAGCCTACAGTCCTTCTGGCCCCGCGTCATGGAAGAGATCAGGAACCTCACGGTG AAGGATTTCCGCGTGCAGGAGTTGCCTCTCGCCCGAATCAAGAAAATCATGAAGCTGGACGAAGATGTGAAG ATGATCAGTGCAGAGGCCCCGGTGCTGTTTGCCAAGGCAGCTCAGATCTTCATCACAGAGCTCACACTGAGGGCTTGGATCCACACTGAAGACAACAAGAGACGCaccctacag AGGAACGACATTGCCATGGCGATAACAAAATTCGACCAGTTTGACTTCCTCATCGACATCGTGCCCCGGGATGAGCTCAAGCCCCCTAAACGACAG gaggAGGTGCGTCAGTCAGTGGCCCCAGCAGAGCCGGTTCAGTACTACTTCACCCTGGCTCAGCAGCCAGGTCAGGTCCAAGTGCAGGGTCAGCAGCAGGGCCAGCAGCAGGGCCAGCAGGCCACGGGACAACAGACTACCACCATCCAGCCTGGACAGATCATTATCGCACAGCCACAGCAAGGACAG GTGCTGCAGGGGGCCACAATGCAACAGTTACAGCAGGTGCAGGTAGCCCAGTCACAGGGCACACCCATCACG agTGCTCCAATGACCATGCAGGTTGGGGACCAGCAGGTCCAGATAGTACAGGCGTCGTCCCAGGGCCAGACCCAGACTGTGCAGTCAGGACAGACCATGCAGGTCATGCAGCAGATCCTCACCAACTCCGCCGAGATCCAGCAGATACca GTGCAGCTGAACACTGGTCAGTTGCAGTACATCCGGCTGGCACAGCCAGTCTCTGGCACACAGGTGGTTCAGGGGCAGATCCAGACGCTGGGTAACACTCAGCAG ATTACACAAACGGAGCAAGGCCAGCAACAATTCAACCAGTTTACCGACGGACAG CAGTTGTATCAGATTCAGCAGGTGACGATGCCGGCGGGTCAGGACCTGAGCCAGCCAATGTTCATCCAGTCCACCAACCAGACGGCCGACGGACAGGTCACTACGCAGGTCAGCGGAGACTGA
- the nfyc gene encoding nuclear transcription factor Y subunit gamma isoform X9 gives MSMSADSFGAGGSDAQQSLQSFWPRVMEEIRNLTVDFRVQELPLARIKKIMKLDEDVKMISAEAPVLFAKAAQIFITELTLRAWIHTEDNKRRTLQRNDIAMAITKFDQFDFLIDIVPRDELKPPKRQEEVRQSVAPAEPVQYYFTLAQQPGQVQVQGQQQGQQQGQQATGQQTTTIQPGQIIIAQPQQGQSAPMTMQVGDQQVQIVQASSQGQTQTVQSGQTMQVMQQILTNSAEIQQIPVQLNTGQLQYIRLAQPVSGTQVVQGQIQTLGNTQQVQITQTEQGQQQFNQFTDGQQLYQIQQVTMPAGQDLSQPMFIQSTNQTADGQVTTQVSGD, from the exons TGAGCATGTCTGCAGATTCGTTTGGCGCCGGGGGCAGCGATGCCCAGCAGAGCCTACAGTCCTTCTGGCCCCGCGTCATGGAAGAGATCAGGAACCTCACGGTG GATTTCCGCGTGCAGGAGTTGCCTCTCGCCCGAATCAAGAAAATCATGAAGCTGGACGAAGATGTGAAG ATGATCAGTGCAGAGGCCCCGGTGCTGTTTGCCAAGGCAGCTCAGATCTTCATCACAGAGCTCACACTGAGGGCTTGGATCCACACTGAAGACAACAAGAGACGCaccctacag AGGAACGACATTGCCATGGCGATAACAAAATTCGACCAGTTTGACTTCCTCATCGACATCGTGCCCCGGGATGAGCTCAAGCCCCCTAAACGACAG gaggAGGTGCGTCAGTCAGTGGCCCCAGCAGAGCCGGTTCAGTACTACTTCACCCTGGCTCAGCAGCCAGGTCAGGTCCAAGTGCAGGGTCAGCAGCAGGGCCAGCAGCAGGGCCAGCAGGCCACGGGACAACAGACTACCACCATCCAGCCTGGACAGATCATTATCGCACAGCCACAGCAAGGACAG agTGCTCCAATGACCATGCAGGTTGGGGACCAGCAGGTCCAGATAGTACAGGCGTCGTCCCAGGGCCAGACCCAGACTGTGCAGTCAGGACAGACCATGCAGGTCATGCAGCAGATCCTCACCAACTCCGCCGAGATCCAGCAGATACca GTGCAGCTGAACACTGGTCAGTTGCAGTACATCCGGCTGGCACAGCCAGTCTCTGGCACACAGGTGGTTCAGGGGCAGATCCAGACGCTGGGTAACACTCAGCAGGTACAG ATTACACAAACGGAGCAAGGCCAGCAACAATTCAACCAGTTTACCGACGGACAG CAGTTGTATCAGATTCAGCAGGTGACGATGCCGGCGGGTCAGGACCTGAGCCAGCCAATGTTCATCCAGTCCACCAACCAGACGGCCGACGGACAGGTCACTACGCAGGTCAGCGGAGACTGA
- the nfyc gene encoding nuclear transcription factor Y subunit gamma isoform X5, with protein sequence MSADSFGAGGSDAQQSLQSFWPRVMEEIRNLTVKDFRVQELPLARIKKIMKLDEDVKMISAEAPVLFAKAAQIFITELTLRAWIHTEDNKRRTLQRNDIAMAITKFDQFDFLIDIVPRDELKPPKRQEEVRQSVAPAEPVQYYFTLAQQPGQVQVQGQQQGQQQGQQATGQQTTTIQPGQIIIAQPQQGQVLQGATMQQLQQVQVAQSQGTPITSAPMTMQVGDQQVQIVQASSQGQTQTVQSGQTMQVMQQILTNSAEIQQIPVQLNTGQLQYIRLAQPVSGTQVVQGQIQTLGNTQQVQITQTEQGQQQFNQFTDGQQLYQIQQVTMPAGQDLSQPMFIQSTNQTADGQVTTQVSGD encoded by the exons ATGTCTGCAGATTCGTTTGGCGCCGGGGGCAGCGATGCCCAGCAGAGCCTACAGTCCTTCTGGCCCCGCGTCATGGAAGAGATCAGGAACCTCACGGTG AAGGATTTCCGCGTGCAGGAGTTGCCTCTCGCCCGAATCAAGAAAATCATGAAGCTGGACGAAGATGTGAAG ATGATCAGTGCAGAGGCCCCGGTGCTGTTTGCCAAGGCAGCTCAGATCTTCATCACAGAGCTCACACTGAGGGCTTGGATCCACACTGAAGACAACAAGAGACGCaccctacag AGGAACGACATTGCCATGGCGATAACAAAATTCGACCAGTTTGACTTCCTCATCGACATCGTGCCCCGGGATGAGCTCAAGCCCCCTAAACGACAG gaggAGGTGCGTCAGTCAGTGGCCCCAGCAGAGCCGGTTCAGTACTACTTCACCCTGGCTCAGCAGCCAGGTCAGGTCCAAGTGCAGGGTCAGCAGCAGGGCCAGCAGCAGGGCCAGCAGGCCACGGGACAACAGACTACCACCATCCAGCCTGGACAGATCATTATCGCACAGCCACAGCAAGGACAG GTGCTGCAGGGGGCCACAATGCAACAGTTACAGCAGGTGCAGGTAGCCCAGTCACAGGGCACACCCATCACG agTGCTCCAATGACCATGCAGGTTGGGGACCAGCAGGTCCAGATAGTACAGGCGTCGTCCCAGGGCCAGACCCAGACTGTGCAGTCAGGACAGACCATGCAGGTCATGCAGCAGATCCTCACCAACTCCGCCGAGATCCAGCAGATACca GTGCAGCTGAACACTGGTCAGTTGCAGTACATCCGGCTGGCACAGCCAGTCTCTGGCACACAGGTGGTTCAGGGGCAGATCCAGACGCTGGGTAACACTCAGCAGGTACAG ATTACACAAACGGAGCAAGGCCAGCAACAATTCAACCAGTTTACCGACGGACAG CAGTTGTATCAGATTCAGCAGGTGACGATGCCGGCGGGTCAGGACCTGAGCCAGCCAATGTTCATCCAGTCCACCAACCAGACGGCCGACGGACAGGTCACTACGCAGGTCAGCGGAGACTGA
- the nfyc gene encoding nuclear transcription factor Y subunit gamma isoform X7 produces the protein MSADSFGAGGSDAQQSLQSFWPRVMEEIRNLTVDFRVQELPLARIKKIMKLDEDVKMISAEAPVLFAKAAQIFITELTLRAWIHTEDNKRRTLQRNDIAMAITKFDQFDFLIDIVPRDELKPPKRQEEVRQSVAPAEPVQYYFTLAQQPGQVQVQGQQQGQQQGQQATGQQTTTIQPGQIIIAQPQQGQVLQGATMQQLQQVQVAQSQGTPITSAPMTMQVGDQQVQIVQASSQGQTQTVQSGQTMQVMQQILTNSAEIQQIPVQLNTGQLQYIRLAQPVSGTQVVQGQIQTLGNTQQVQITQTEQGQQQFNQFTDGQQLYQIQQVTMPAGQDLSQPMFIQSTNQTADGQVTTQVSGD, from the exons ATGTCTGCAGATTCGTTTGGCGCCGGGGGCAGCGATGCCCAGCAGAGCCTACAGTCCTTCTGGCCCCGCGTCATGGAAGAGATCAGGAACCTCACGGTG GATTTCCGCGTGCAGGAGTTGCCTCTCGCCCGAATCAAGAAAATCATGAAGCTGGACGAAGATGTGAAG ATGATCAGTGCAGAGGCCCCGGTGCTGTTTGCCAAGGCAGCTCAGATCTTCATCACAGAGCTCACACTGAGGGCTTGGATCCACACTGAAGACAACAAGAGACGCaccctacag AGGAACGACATTGCCATGGCGATAACAAAATTCGACCAGTTTGACTTCCTCATCGACATCGTGCCCCGGGATGAGCTCAAGCCCCCTAAACGACAG gaggAGGTGCGTCAGTCAGTGGCCCCAGCAGAGCCGGTTCAGTACTACTTCACCCTGGCTCAGCAGCCAGGTCAGGTCCAAGTGCAGGGTCAGCAGCAGGGCCAGCAGCAGGGCCAGCAGGCCACGGGACAACAGACTACCACCATCCAGCCTGGACAGATCATTATCGCACAGCCACAGCAAGGACAG GTGCTGCAGGGGGCCACAATGCAACAGTTACAGCAGGTGCAGGTAGCCCAGTCACAGGGCACACCCATCACG agTGCTCCAATGACCATGCAGGTTGGGGACCAGCAGGTCCAGATAGTACAGGCGTCGTCCCAGGGCCAGACCCAGACTGTGCAGTCAGGACAGACCATGCAGGTCATGCAGCAGATCCTCACCAACTCCGCCGAGATCCAGCAGATACca GTGCAGCTGAACACTGGTCAGTTGCAGTACATCCGGCTGGCACAGCCAGTCTCTGGCACACAGGTGGTTCAGGGGCAGATCCAGACGCTGGGTAACACTCAGCAGGTACAG ATTACACAAACGGAGCAAGGCCAGCAACAATTCAACCAGTTTACCGACGGACAG CAGTTGTATCAGATTCAGCAGGTGACGATGCCGGCGGGTCAGGACCTGAGCCAGCCAATGTTCATCCAGTCCACCAACCAGACGGCCGACGGACAGGTCACTACGCAGGTCAGCGGAGACTGA